Proteins from a single region of Vairimorpha necatrix chromosome 6, complete sequence:
- a CDS encoding DnaJ domain-containing protein codes for MSLYDVLNVPKNSKKSDIEKAYKKMAKKVHPLINKKGDKEFMELNRAYSILKDDYKRDFYDLAGDACINLLDNEKDSYVIVRMFDRVNILCCALFLIGFIFNTLFLPVSLYYSISQYVLLIYLILGGFLLLPLIRNLLRLKFAFVRQTSYVILRYLLFTRLINTSNKWIFLFIAFLEAFLIFINLGSYSSKTLFVSYVPFLINLSCATICKFNKYEFFSALLTYFLLHIYFFIPQNPLSKTLSSIVLFLYFSPIFLIELGVRNLLIFLPLSLLWLVAINGIFFGLIKLRTFIPSYTPKKKELEYYV; via the coding sequence ATGAGTCTTTACGATGTTCTGAATGTTCCCAAAAATTCCAAGAAATCTGACATTGAAAAAGCTTACAAAAAGATGGCCAAGAAAGTTCACCccttaattaataaaaagggAGACAAGGAGTTTATGGAACTAAACAGGGCTTATTCGATCCTTAAAGACGATTATAAAAGAGACTTCTACGATCTAGCAGGAGATGcttgtataaatttactgGACAACGAGAAGGATTCTTATGTCATTGTTAGAATGTTTGATAGGGTCAATATTCTTTGCTGTgctttatttcttataggcttcatttttaatactCTTTTTTTACCAGTAAGTTTATACTATAGTATTTCTCAATATGTTTtacttatttatttaattctaGGCGGCTTTCTTTTACTGCCCCTTATTCGAAATTTATTGCGACTTAAGTTTGCTTTTGTTAGACAGACTTCTTATGTTATTCTTAGatatcttttatttacaaGATTAATTAACACATCTAATAAGtggatatttttatttatcgCTTTTCTTGAGGcctttttgatttttattaatcttGGCAGTTATTCATcaaaaactttatttgtCAGTTACGTCCCTTTTTTGATTAATTTGTCATGTGCGACAATCTGTAAATTTAACAAGTACGAATTCTTTTCTGCGCTTTTAACTTATTTCCTTTTacacatttatttttttataccaCAAAATCCTTTGAGCAAGACTCTTTCTTCTATTGTACtcttcttatattttagcCCGATATTTCTGATTGAGCTTGGCGttagaaatttattgatatttttaccACTAAGTTTATTGTGGCTGGTTGCTATAAATGGAATATTTTTCGGGCTTATAAAGCTGAGAACTTTTATACCATCTTATACaccaaagaaaaaagaactAGAATACTATGTCTGA